The window TGCCTTCTGCCTTCTGCCTTCTGCCTTCTGCCTTCTGCCTTCTGCCAAGGCACGCCTAGCCCCTACAATGCCTTCTGCCTTCTCCAGTTGGTCTCAGTCCTGAATCCCATACTCCCGTTACGTTATAATCATAAACATGTCCTGGCTGGTTGCACTTCCCCTCCCCATTCCTGCACTGGATTTCTCCCCACCCCATGCTTTTGAAGGGCCACTTCCCCTCGGGCATCGGGTGGTGGTCCCATGGCAGGGGGGCATTCAAATTGGCATTGTGGTCGGCGAAGGTCAGGCCCACACCCACCGTTTGCGCGAAGCCATTCAGGTGCTGGACCTGTGGGTGCATCCTGCCCTGATTCAAGCCCTGAAACACCATGAACACCTGAGCGGAACCCCTCTGGGCCTGCTGTTTTGCGACACCATCACCTCGGGCTGGGAACCCCACCTGAGGCATTTTGTGAAACCCGTTGAAGGGGTGGACCTCAGCCCTTTCGAATTGCAACTCCCCGAGGAATGGACCCCTTATCACGGCAATTCTGCCCTGCTGGACCAGATCCGTGAGCAGGGCCTCTTGGAAGAACGTTTCGAGTTTCCAGAGCGCACCGAACTGGCTTACCGGGGCCGTCTGGAGGGGGAAGGCAAACTCACCCCCAAACAAAAACAGGCCTGGAAAACCCTGCTGTCCATCAAAGAAGCGCCGTCACTTGCAGAGTGGGCCAGACAGGCCGAGGTGAGCACCAGTGTGGTCTCGGGGGTGCTTTCGCGCGGTTGGGCCGAAGCTTTCCAGCGTCCAGCAGGTCCCCCAGAGTGCATTCCGGTGCAGGAACGCAACCTCAAGAAAGCCGAATGGGACCTCCCTGAAGCTGGACCTTTCCGTTTGCATGGCGGACATCCCATTGAGCGTTTTCAGCACCTCAAAACCCTGATGGAAGCCCATCTGGAAACTGGCGTGCTGTACCTGACCCCCGACAGTTACCGTCTGGACCGGGCATGGCAGGCCCTGTCACACCTCGGGGCACAGTGTTACTCGGGCAGCCTCAACATGCTGCAAAGGGAACACATCTGGCAGCAGGTCCGTGATGGGCACTGCAAACTGGTGATCGGGACTTACGGGGCTCTGGGTCTCCCCTTTCCTTCACTGGGCCTGATCATCATTGAAGAAGAAGGCAGCGACGCCTACAAGTTGCTCTCTGGATCGAAGATGTTCATCCCGGATCTGGCTTCGCAGGTCGCCAGAGAACGCCAGAGTTTGCTGGTCTGCTCGGGTTCGGTTCCAGCAGTGGAAAGCCTCCTGCACGAAGGGAAAGTGCTGCCTGCACCCAAAACCCGCGTGCATGTGGTCAATTATGCAGAGGATTCCAGCCAGCCTGAAACCGGCCCCCTCTCCATGCAGCACATGAAACCCGCTCTGGAAGGCTATCCGCTCTCTCAGGATTTGCGCAAAGTCCTGACCCAGGTCGCAGAAAGGGGCCGTCAGGCGGTGCTTTTGGCTCCACGCAAAGGGTACAGTGCCCTGATCCGCTGCAGGTCCTGTGGGTACATCCCGTTTTGCAAGCATTGCGACGTACCCCTGAAATTCCATCAAGTCAGCCGCCAGATGCAGTGCAGCCAGTGCGGATACCGCGAACCTCCCCCGAGCACCTGCCCCAAATGCAAGGGAGCCATCTGGCAACCCAAAGGCCCCGGCACCGAATGGATTGCTCAGGAAACCCGGCAACTGCTGCCCGGTTTCGCCGTGTACCGCTATGACCGCGACCATCAGGACGACCTGCACCCCATCTACGAAGGTCATCCGGGCATTGTGGTGGCCACACAGGCCCTCTTGCAGGAAAAAGCCCCACCAGAGCTTGCCCTGCTCAGCCTGACCCTTGCAGACAGCTGGCTCGGGTATTCGGATTTCCGCACCGATGAGCGTTACCACAAACTGCTCCGACAACTGCTGGAATGGCATCCCAGACGGGCTCCCCTGCTGGTGGTCCAGACCTTTCAGGCCCAGCATCCAGCTTTGCTGTCTGTCACAGAGCACATCCCCGCAGATGAATTCCCTTTCAAGGACCTCTCCAGAAGAAAAGCCCTGCTTTACCCCCCTTACAGCCTGCTGGCCCAAGTCGAGGTGGCTGCCAGAGACAAAGCCCGCTCAGACACGGTTGCAGAGGAGATCCAAAAACACCTCCTGCAAAAAGGGGCCGATCCAGAGGAAGTGCTCGGGCCTGCTCCTGCTCCGATTGGCAAGGTGAGGGGCCTGTTCCTGAACCACCTGCTTTTGCGTGCCGTCAGCGAGCAACGCTTGAAGGTCCTGCTGGAACTCATGGATGGGCGCTGGAAGGCTCGGGTGCGTGTGGAAATCAACCCGAGAAATGCCAATTTTTAAGGCAGAAGGCAGAAGGCAGAAGGCAGCGTAACAGATGCGGGTTTGCCAAACATCCACAACATCTCAGACTTGATCTATGGATTGGGCATTCCCAGAACCCCTGTTGTGCCAACAGGAGCGGGGTAAGCGCAAAGTCTGACCTGTGGCATGTCATCGGAAAAAGCGTTCAGCGATCAGCTTTCAGCAAAAGCTTGTATGGAGGCTTTTGCTTTCGAACGCAGCCAGACACAAAGACACGAAATGAAAGTCACTCAGACTTCAAGCTCAAAAGTCAGCCAGAAAACTTTCCTTATGGCTGATCGCTGACGGCTGATGGCTCTTTGTGGTGGCCTGGCCTGACAGCGACTTTGCGCTTAACCTGCCAACAGGACATTGCTCCTCATGATTTTTGCGGTGTTCTGTCAGAATGTGAGCTGATCGGCTTTGTCCATGGTCCATTTTGACTATTCTCAAATGGACTATGCGATCCCAGAGTCTGGATGAACGTGCACTTTTGTTGTTGGGCCTGCTCAGCAGGCAGGATTTGCATGGTTATCAACTCAACCACTTCATTGAACATGGGCTGGGTTGCCCGGTACATCTTCCCCGTCCCACCGCTTATGCCCTGCTGGACAAAATGGAACAGATGGGCCTGATTGAAAGCCATCAGGAACAGGAACAAAACCGCCCCCCTCGCAAGGTGTACCACCTGACCGATTCGGGCCGTGAACAATTCCTGACCCTGCTGACCGATCACCTGACCCAGATCCGGCCAGAGGCGTTCAGCGAAGTGGCCTTGCTGTTTCTGGAAGACCTGCCTCGCATGCAGCAACAACAGGTTCTCAAGAACCGCTCTGAAGCCCTCGGTTTGCAGCTTTCCCACCTGTCCCGCCATGCACAGGGCAATCTGGCTCTGGAACGCTCTCGCGTGCTGCTGGAGGCCGAAAAAAGCTGGCTGGACAGCCAAATCCACACTTTTCAGGAGGAACAGTGAACGGACTTTACATGATCCACAAGTACTACGGCGAACTCTTGATGCTGGTGCCCATCGTGGTGCTGGTCTGGTATGCCATCAAAAACAAAACCCCCATGCAACGCGTGGCTCCCATCATGCTGGACATCAACGTCCTGATCGGGGCTCTGGTGTTGTTGGTCCAGAAAGTGCCTGTGTCTGTGTGGCACCCGGTCCTGATGATCATCGCCATGGGCATCGGTCATGCGGTGGCCAAAAAAGACGACCGCAAAGTGGTGCTGGGTGCATGGTTCGTGAACCTGATCCTGATTGTGGTGGGCGTCAGACTTGCTGCGATGGGTGTGGGCCCCCTGATCAATTTCTGAGTTTTTTGCTGTTCGCTTCAAAAAGCAAGGCACCCCTACAAGGTGCCTTTTTCGTTTGATGGGTGTTACTGTTTTGTCTGCTGGGTTTTCAACAAATCGCGGATCTCTTTGAGCAGTTCCTGATCCAGCGTCAGGGAAGGAGGTGGAGCCTGCTCAGGTTGGGCTGCTTTCGCTCTGGCTTTCTGCATTTCTTTGAGGTGGTTCATGGGAAGCACCACAGCGTAATACACCACTGCAGCGGTGATCAGGAAATTCAGGATCACTGAGACGAAATCCCCATACAGGAAATCCACCCCTGCCACACTGAATTTGCCTCCTTTGATCACGCCGTCTTGAACGCCACCGGTGGCCAGTTTGATCAGCGGATTGATGAACGCATTGGTGAAAGAGGTGACCACACCTCCGAAAGCTGCACCGATCACCACACCCACTGCGAGATCCACAACATTGCCCCGCATGATGAAATCTTTGAATCCTGCCATGATTGCCTTCCTCCTGACACAAGCTTAACAAAGCTTGCAAACGATCCCACAAGATTAAAAGGATTTTTACAATGGCTCTGGTTGTTTTGAAAGAAAACCGTACGAACACCTGTGTCATGCTGGCTCTGGAGGCCCTGTGGACACCCTTGCCATCGAACTCAAAATGGTGGGCATTCTCCTGCTGTGCATCACCTTGTTTGTTGCTTTGCTCTCTGTTTCCACGTTTGGTTTGAAAAGCCGGGACTTTGGCGCCAAATACTTCGTGTGGTCAACAGCGTTGCTGGTGGTTTCGGCCACCACCATGTTTCTGATCCTGATCAGCAATCTGGCACAGCAATCCATTTCGCTGTATCTGGTGGCCACTTTGCTGGTCAACGGTTCTTTTCTGGGCACCCTCTACGGATTTTATAGGGGCATCGAAAAAAACTTTGAACGCCCCGTACACACCCCCAGAGCCTCCCTGATGCACCGCATGGCACAGGGTTCTCTGGTCCTGATGTCCCTGTGGGGCAGCACCACCCCCATCACAGTCACTGCAGCCATTTATTACATCCTGTTTTCGCTTTACATGATGGGTTTGCTGCAAACCCAACCCCTGAGGGCATCTCGGGTGTCCAGACTGCACCTGAACGGGGTGTTTTTGACCATCATCCTGCTGAATGTGTTCCGGTTTGTGCAGATGTCCCAACCCAGAGAGGCCAGCAGCACCGAAGCCGCTTACTGGGTCAGCCTGATTGTGATTTGCCTGATTTCCATTGCGGGCATCATGGTGTTTGCCTTTTTTGTGTTTGACAGCCAGATTCAACTGGTCAACACCCTCAAAAACCAGCTTCAACACCTTGCAGAGACCGATCCCCTGACCGGGCTTCGCACCCGCAATTACCTGAGAAGCCATCTGGAACAGCGGGCACCCGGAAAGCAGGAAAGTGTCCTCCTAATAGATCTGGACCACTTCAAAAGCATCAACGACACGCATGGGCATCAGGTGGGCGATGAAGTGCTGCGCTGCCTCGGAAGGGTGGTCCAGCAAGCCATTCGCCAGACCGACGTGGCCATCCGTTACGGTGGAGAAGAGTTTCTGTTGATCCTGACTGGCGTGGCCCACGAAGACACCCTGCACATCGCAGAGCGCATCCGCTTTCAGTTCCAGCAGGTGGCTGGAGCAGAATTTGCCACGCTGGGCATGCAGCCCACCCTGACCATCGGTGGAATCAGTGAAATCCACTCAGCAGACCAGCTTGAACCCTTCATCCAGCAGGCCGACCAGAACCTGTACGAAGGCAAACGCACCGGAAGGAACCGCCTGCACATCACCCGCCTTCAGACCCACTGACGTTCACAGCCCATTCACAATGCCTGCAATTCCCTTTCACACACCCAGAAGTACTTTGAGGTCACCCCAGAGAAATGCTCTGGTTCAAAGGAGACCCACATGGACGTGATCATCAACAATCCTGCACCCGCTGCCCCTTATCAAGCCCAGGTTTACACCCCTGCCCAGGGACCTTATGCTGGTCCCTACACCGACCACCATCACCACGGAGGCGGTTTTGGTGGTTTCCTGTTGTTGCTGGTGGGCGGTCTGTTTCTGGCAAGAGCCATCAAACACAAAAAATGGAAAGCTTACCGGACTGCGGCTTCTGATGGAGGGCATCAGAAAGACTGGAAACACCAAGACTGGAAACACCCTTTCGAACAGAAATTTGCCCACTGGAACCATGACCACAAAGACGCTGCCACAGACATTGCCAGAGAACGCTATGCCAGAGGGGAAATCACTCTGGAGGAACTGCAGGTGATCCTGAGCACCCTGAACCCTGCACGTTGATCTGGCTTCGCTGAGCCCAGCCCAACACACCCAGCCCAACACAAGAACAAAGGCAGCCCCCGACAGGCTGCCTTTGTTCACATTGAGAGGAGAAGCGGAGAGTTTCAGTCGGTGGCCGAGGTGGAGAGGATCACAGGAGCACCCAGAGGGTTCTTGTTGTCTTCGGCGTAGGAGAGGTCGTTGCCACTGTAACCTTCTTCGGCGTGCTCGGAGAGGTCCATTCCAGCGGTTTCTTTGTTGGGGGCCACACGGAGACCCATGATGGCGTCGATGACTTTGAGGATCACGAAGGAACCCACTCCAGAGAGCACCACAGCGAACAGGATGCTGATGGCCTGGATGCCCAGTTGCTCAAGGGTGCCTTTGCCAGCACCAGTGCTGAAGGCGAAAGCTCCGGTCAGCAGGGCTCCGATGATGCCACCCACACCGTGGCAAGCGAAGACGTCCAGAGCGTCATCGGCAGCCAGTTTGTTCTTGAGTTGCACCACCCAGAAGGAAGCGGAGACAGCGATCAGACCAATCAGGATGGCGTACACAGGGCTCACGAATCCAGCGGCGGGGGTGATGGCGACCAGACCGACCACAGAGCCTGTGGCAGCGCCCAC is drawn from Deinococcus misasensis DSM 22328 and contains these coding sequences:
- the priA gene encoding replication restart helicase PriA, which translates into the protein MSWLVALPLPIPALDFSPPHAFEGPLPLGHRVVVPWQGGIQIGIVVGEGQAHTHRLREAIQVLDLWVHPALIQALKHHEHLSGTPLGLLFCDTITSGWEPHLRHFVKPVEGVDLSPFELQLPEEWTPYHGNSALLDQIREQGLLEERFEFPERTELAYRGRLEGEGKLTPKQKQAWKTLLSIKEAPSLAEWARQAEVSTSVVSGVLSRGWAEAFQRPAGPPECIPVQERNLKKAEWDLPEAGPFRLHGGHPIERFQHLKTLMEAHLETGVLYLTPDSYRLDRAWQALSHLGAQCYSGSLNMLQREHIWQQVRDGHCKLVIGTYGALGLPFPSLGLIIIEEEGSDAYKLLSGSKMFIPDLASQVARERQSLLVCSGSVPAVESLLHEGKVLPAPKTRVHVVNYAEDSSQPETGPLSMQHMKPALEGYPLSQDLRKVLTQVAERGRQAVLLAPRKGYSALIRCRSCGYIPFCKHCDVPLKFHQVSRQMQCSQCGYREPPPSTCPKCKGAIWQPKGPGTEWIAQETRQLLPGFAVYRYDRDHQDDLHPIYEGHPGIVVATQALLQEKAPPELALLSLTLADSWLGYSDFRTDERYHKLLRQLLEWHPRRAPLLVVQTFQAQHPALLSVTEHIPADEFPFKDLSRRKALLYPPYSLLAQVEVAARDKARSDTVAEEIQKHLLQKGADPEEVLGPAPAPIGKVRGLFLNHLLLRAVSEQRLKVLLELMDGRWKARVRVEINPRNANF
- a CDS encoding PadR family transcriptional regulator, translating into MRSQSLDERALLLLGLLSRQDLHGYQLNHFIEHGLGCPVHLPRPTAYALLDKMEQMGLIESHQEQEQNRPPRKVYHLTDSGREQFLTLLTDHLTQIRPEAFSEVALLFLEDLPRMQQQQVLKNRSEALGLQLSHLSRHAQGNLALERSRVLLEAEKSWLDSQIHTFQEEQ
- the mscL gene encoding large conductance mechanosensitive channel protein MscL, with the protein product MAGFKDFIMRGNVVDLAVGVVIGAAFGGVVTSFTNAFINPLIKLATGGVQDGVIKGGKFSVAGVDFLYGDFVSVILNFLITAAVVYYAVVLPMNHLKEMQKARAKAAQPEQAPPPSLTLDQELLKEIRDLLKTQQTKQ
- a CDS encoding GGDEF domain-containing protein — translated: MDTLAIELKMVGILLLCITLFVALLSVSTFGLKSRDFGAKYFVWSTALLVVSATTMFLILISNLAQQSISLYLVATLLVNGSFLGTLYGFYRGIEKNFERPVHTPRASLMHRMAQGSLVLMSLWGSTTPITVTAAIYYILFSLYMMGLLQTQPLRASRVSRLHLNGVFLTIILLNVFRFVQMSQPREASSTEAAYWVSLIVICLISIAGIMVFAFFVFDSQIQLVNTLKNQLQHLAETDPLTGLRTRNYLRSHLEQRAPGKQESVLLIDLDHFKSINDTHGHQVGDEVLRCLGRVVQQAIRQTDVAIRYGGEEFLLILTGVAHEDTLHIAERIRFQFQQVAGAEFATLGMQPTLTIGGISEIHSADQLEPFIQQADQNLYEGKRTGRNRLHITRLQTH